A genomic stretch from Erysipelothrix sp. HDW6C includes:
- a CDS encoding GtrA family protein, with the protein MYKIKEVIASFKAKNPNIYEFIMFNIMSNVATIVNFIVLWIGNAVLFKALADRPFKWFIFDYPVKVGGLAGILSFLLAYVCAQIVNFIVQRKVVFSANVSIKKVLPWYILTVTVAGLISVWLPPYVITLIQPYVGSWAPTISNMVNIMVQVLINYPMMKFKIMKQD; encoded by the coding sequence ATGTACAAAATTAAAGAAGTTATCGCATCATTCAAAGCAAAGAATCCCAATATCTATGAATTCATTATGTTCAATATCATGAGCAATGTCGCAACAATCGTAAACTTTATTGTGTTATGGATTGGGAACGCCGTTCTTTTTAAAGCCTTGGCAGATAGACCCTTTAAATGGTTCATCTTCGATTATCCTGTTAAGGTTGGGGGACTTGCAGGAATACTGAGTTTCTTACTGGCATATGTTTGTGCTCAGATTGTAAACTTCATTGTTCAACGTAAAGTAGTATTTAGCGCAAATGTTTCGATTAAAAAAGTCTTGCCATGGTATATCTTGACTGTTACTGTAGCAGGATTGATATCCGTATGGTTGCCACCTTATGTGATAACGCTCATCCAACCGTATGTTGGATCGTGGGCACCTACAATTTCGAACATGGTGAATATTATGGTGCAAGTACTGATTAACTATCCGATGATGAAGTTCAAAATAATGAAACAAG